In the Leptotrichia sp. oral taxon 847 genome, one interval contains:
- a CDS encoding MATE family efflux transporter encodes MKDLTKGNELKTIIYFSLPILIGNLFQQIYNISDTIIVGNFLGKESLAAVGSSYQINVLIIAVSIGISLGTSILISQYFGAKDMENLKITANTGFIFSIVLSLIVTTLGFLLSNNILILINVPKKLLLEANIYLKIIFIGVVPTFGYNSLTNTLKGVGDSKTPTYILITAVILNIILDIFFVAVLNSGVAGAAIATVISQFVSFFLCLLYIKFKYPNLIFQKHYFNLNFNILKEILIIGMPAMLQQVLISLGFIVIQILVNGFGTDCIAAFISASRIDSFAELPSINLGQALMTFTAQNYGAKKMNRIIKGGKDSLILGITFSIIISIIIFIFPAFFISIFNRNPEVIFIGNQYLRIISAFYVIFCTMQILNGLLLGYGKSLVPLIASITSFCMFQVPLAILLSKTSLGYNGIWIAAPIGWTGGLLIRVWYFIKISKKI; translated from the coding sequence ATGAAAGACTTAACAAAAGGAAACGAATTAAAAACAATAATTTATTTTTCTTTGCCAATTTTAATAGGAAATTTATTTCAGCAGATTTACAATATTTCAGACACAATCATTGTGGGAAATTTTTTAGGAAAGGAAAGCCTTGCGGCTGTAGGCTCAAGTTATCAAATTAATGTACTTATAATAGCTGTTTCGATAGGTATTTCATTAGGGACAAGCATTCTAATTTCCCAATATTTTGGGGCAAAAGATATGGAAAATTTGAAAATTACTGCAAATACAGGATTTATTTTTTCCATAGTTTTATCTCTTATTGTTACAACATTAGGTTTTTTACTATCAAATAATATTTTAATTTTAATTAATGTTCCGAAAAAATTGTTACTGGAGGCAAATATCTATTTAAAAATTATTTTTATTGGAGTTGTTCCAACTTTTGGTTATAATTCCCTCACAAATACGTTAAAAGGCGTAGGTGATTCAAAAACGCCGACTTACATCTTAATTACCGCAGTGATTTTAAATATTATCCTAGATATATTTTTTGTAGCAGTACTAAACTCTGGAGTTGCAGGAGCAGCAATTGCAACTGTTATTTCACAGTTTGTTTCTTTTTTTCTTTGCTTACTTTACATAAAATTTAAATATCCAAATTTAATTTTTCAAAAACATTATTTCAACTTAAATTTTAATATTTTAAAAGAAATACTGATTATTGGAATGCCAGCAATGTTACAGCAAGTTTTAATCAGCCTAGGATTTATTGTCATTCAAATTCTTGTAAATGGATTTGGAACAGACTGTATTGCAGCTTTTATTTCTGCTTCCCGAATTGATTCCTTCGCAGAATTGCCATCCATAAATTTAGGACAGGCGTTGATGACTTTTACAGCCCAAAACTATGGAGCCAAAAAAATGAATAGAATAATTAAAGGTGGAAAAGATAGCCTAATTTTAGGAATCACATTTTCCATCATAATCTCAATTATTATTTTTATTTTTCCAGCATTCTTTATTTCAATATTTAACCGAAATCCCGAAGTGATTTTTATAGGAAATCAATATTTACGTATAATTTCAGCATTTTACGTAATTTTCTGCACAATGCAAATACTAAATGGGTTGCTACTAGGCTACGGAAAATCCTTAGTTCCACTAATAGCATCTATTACTTCATTTTGTATGTTTCAAGTGCCTCTAGCCATTTTACTTTCCAAAACATCGTTAGGCTATAACGGAATTTGGATTGCCGCACCGATAGGCTGGACAGGAGGACTGCTAATTCGAGTATGGTATTTTATAAAAATTTCTAAAAAAATATAG
- a CDS encoding winged helix-turn-helix transcriptional regulator, giving the protein MEEKIYTCPLELTQKILSKKWTVIILWLLRHGKVRTKDFKNQIKGSNEKMIIEHLNYLIKEKLIEKREYNVYPKKTEYILSEKGKDLLPILELMQSYGKKYYVK; this is encoded by the coding sequence ATGGAAGAAAAAATTTACACTTGTCCGCTGGAACTAACTCAAAAAATATTATCAAAAAAATGGACAGTCATCATATTATGGCTTTTAAGACACGGAAAAGTCAGAACAAAAGATTTCAAAAATCAAATAAAAGGCAGCAACGAAAAAATGATTATTGAGCATTTAAACTATTTAATCAAAGAAAAACTTATAGAAAAACGGGAATACAATGTTTACCCAAAAAAGACAGAATATATCCTCTCAGAAAAAGGAAAAGATTTATTGCCTATTTTGGAACTTATGCAAAGTTATGGGAAGAAATATTATGTTAAATGA
- the epsC gene encoding serine O-acetyltransferase EpsC — translation MFKQLKEEFDNIAQKDPAARHKLEILLYPSLHAVINHKIAHFFQKRKLYFLARLFSQISRFFTGIEIHPGATLGKRIFFDHGMGIVVGETAEIGDDCVIYHGVTLGGVTTEKGKRHPTLKNNVTVGAGAKILGNITVGNNVKIGANSVVLKDVPDNAVAVGIPARIIQKAEEDFFMWHI, via the coding sequence ATTTTTAAACAATTAAAAGAAGAATTTGACAATATCGCTCAAAAAGATCCAGCAGCAAGACATAAATTGGAAATTTTATTATATCCGTCGCTGCATGCGGTAATAAATCACAAAATAGCGCATTTCTTCCAAAAGAGAAAACTTTATTTTTTGGCCAGACTTTTTTCTCAAATTTCGAGATTTTTTACTGGGATAGAAATTCACCCAGGAGCGACACTTGGAAAACGAATTTTCTTTGACCACGGAATGGGAATTGTAGTTGGAGAAACTGCTGAAATTGGCGATGATTGTGTAATTTATCACGGTGTTACGCTAGGAGGGGTAACGACTGAAAAAGGAAAAAGACATCCCACATTAAAAAATAATGTGACAGTCGGCGCAGGAGCAAAGATTTTGGGGAATATAACGGTTGGAAATAATGTAAAAATAGGTGCAAATTCCGTCGTTTTAAAAGATGTTCCCGATAACGCCGTCGCTGTTGGGATCCCAGCTAGAATTATTCAAAAAGCCGAAGAGGATTTTTTTATGTGGCATATTTAA
- the glmS gene encoding glutamine--fructose-6-phosphate transaminase (isomerizing): protein MCGIVGYIGSQNAQDFVIDGLEKLEYRGYDSAGIAVNTGKSKFDIVKKVGRLKNLENALKENPLDGNIGIGHTRWATHGKPSDINSHPHFNKDKTLVVVHNGIIENYLELKKDLIAKGYEFVSETDTEVVVHLLDSLYEGDLLEAVKKLLKIIKGAYALGMMSISEPERIIAARKESPLIVGLGKGENFIASDIPAILKYTRDVYLIENNEIVEIKKDSVKIMDTEGNEIKRDVTHVEWDLEAASKGGYEYFMEKEIHEQPEVLVKTLNSRVDENYNINFDNAGLTKEYLSGINDIYIVACGTAYHAGLAGKHIIEKKTRIRVDVDIASEFRYRNPVIDDKALVIVLSQSGETLDTLEAMKEAKRHGARVVAITNVVGSSIAREADHVIYTWAGPEIAVASTKAYTTQMVILNLMAIDFAYKFGKITKDEAVEDIKKLYDVEQSIQKMLEYDEKIKNVADKIKDSESMFYLGRGLDYVIAVEGALKSKEISYIHSEAFASGELKHGTIALITDGVPVVVNVTQSDLFEKSVSNIKEVTSRGAYVIAIAKEGNTVVEEVADEVFYIPDVADDYAGFPTIVIHQLLAYYLSKLKGNDVDKPRNLAKSVTVE from the coding sequence ATGTGTGGAATAGTAGGTTACATCGGTTCACAAAACGCTCAAGATTTTGTAATTGATGGATTAGAAAAATTGGAATACAGGGGATATGATTCAGCTGGAATTGCTGTAAATACAGGGAAGTCAAAATTTGACATTGTAAAAAAAGTTGGAAGACTAAAAAATTTGGAAAATGCTCTAAAGGAAAATCCTTTAGACGGAAATATTGGAATAGGGCATACGAGATGGGCAACTCATGGGAAACCATCTGATATAAATTCTCATCCGCATTTTAATAAAGACAAAACTTTAGTTGTAGTTCACAATGGAATTATTGAAAATTATCTGGAACTAAAAAAAGATTTAATTGCCAAAGGATATGAATTTGTTTCTGAAACTGATACGGAAGTTGTAGTACATTTGCTAGATAGCCTTTATGAAGGTGATTTATTAGAAGCTGTAAAAAAATTGTTAAAAATTATTAAAGGTGCGTATGCGCTAGGAATGATGTCAATTTCAGAACCTGAAAGAATTATTGCTGCAAGAAAAGAAAGTCCGTTAATAGTAGGTTTAGGGAAAGGTGAAAATTTTATTGCTTCTGACATTCCAGCAATTTTGAAATATACAAGAGATGTATATTTGATTGAAAATAATGAAATCGTAGAAATAAAAAAAGATTCTGTAAAAATTATGGATACTGAAGGAAATGAAATAAAAAGAGATGTAACACACGTTGAGTGGGATTTGGAAGCGGCTTCAAAAGGTGGCTATGAATATTTTATGGAAAAAGAAATTCATGAGCAGCCAGAAGTGCTTGTAAAAACTTTAAACAGCAGAGTTGATGAAAATTATAACATTAATTTTGATAATGCGGGGCTTACAAAGGAATATTTGAGCGGAATCAATGATATTTATATCGTGGCTTGCGGAACTGCTTATCACGCTGGGCTTGCCGGAAAGCATATTATTGAGAAAAAAACAAGAATCCGTGTAGATGTTGACATTGCGTCAGAATTTAGATATAGAAATCCTGTGATTGATGACAAAGCATTGGTTATTGTGTTAAGCCAGTCTGGAGAAACTTTGGATACGCTTGAGGCTATGAAAGAAGCGAAAAGACATGGGGCAAGAGTTGTTGCAATTACAAATGTAGTTGGCTCTTCAATAGCAAGGGAAGCGGATCACGTTATTTATACTTGGGCAGGGCCTGAAATCGCTGTTGCTTCTACAAAGGCATACACTACTCAAATGGTAATTTTAAACTTGATGGCAATTGATTTTGCATATAAATTTGGGAAAATTACAAAAGATGAAGCAGTTGAAGATATTAAGAAATTGTATGATGTGGAGCAAAGTATTCAGAAAATGCTGGAATATGACGAAAAAATAAAAAATGTCGCAGACAAGATTAAAGATAGTGAAAGCATGTTCTATCTTGGACGTGGGCTTGACTATGTAATCGCTGTGGAAGGGGCATTAAAATCCAAGGAAATTTCGTATATTCATTCAGAGGCTTTTGCTTCAGGAGAATTGAAACATGGTACAATTGCACTTATTACAGATGGAGTGCCAGTTGTTGTAAACGTTACACAGTCTGACTTGTTTGAAAAATCAGTATCAAATATAAAGGAAGTTACTTCAAGAGGAGCCTACGTTATCGCAATTGCAAAAGAAGGAAACACAGTTGTGGAAGAGGTGGCGGATGAAGTGTTCTATATTCCAGATGTGGCAGACGATTACGCAGGATTTCCAACAATCGTGATTCATCAGCTATTAGCATACTATTTATCAAAGTTAAAAGGAAATGATGTGGACAAACCAAGAAACTTGGCAAAATCAGTAACTGTAGAATAA
- a CDS encoding M3 family oligoendopeptidase, which translates to MNFNDYKYEHIEVEKIKDEFSENIKNFKNSKNVEEQCEYFDKIIKLRNYVDTMQTLVSIRHSIDTTDEFYDKENEYMDEISPILFSFTNDFYKALVNSKFKKELTQKYGKFLFEKAENTLKTFSSEVIPDFQEENRLTSKYEKLIASAKIEFDGKELNLSQMVPYTQSKDRNVRIEAAKKVANFFSENKEEFDNIYDSLVKVRDKMAKKLGYKNYVEFGYKRLSRLEYDDKMVAGYRKQVLENIVPIYTELRKRQEKRLGVKKLRFYDEAIKFNSGNADPHGSPEWILNNGKTMYKELSKETDEFFTFMTENNLLDLLSKKGKMSGGYCTYIPDYKSPFIFANFNATSHDVDVLTHEAGHAFQVYQSRGYEVPEYLWPTYEACEIHSMSMEFLTWPWMNLFFEEDTEKYKFIHLSEALLFIPYGVTVDEFQHWVYENPEVSPQERREKWLEIEKKYLPTRDYGEVEELKDGIFWFRQGHIFSSPFYYIDYTLAQVCAFQFWIKANENREKAWSEYLNLCKLGGSKPFFELMKSANLKNPFEKGVLAEVVPKIKEYLDSVDDMKL; encoded by the coding sequence ATGAACTTTAATGATTACAAATACGAACATATAGAAGTAGAAAAAATAAAAGATGAATTTTCTGAAAATATTAAAAATTTTAAAAATTCTAAAAACGTGGAAGAACAATGTGAATATTTTGACAAAATTATAAAACTTAGAAATTATGTGGATACGATGCAGACACTTGTGTCAATTAGACATAGCATTGATACAACTGACGAATTTTACGATAAGGAAAACGAATATATGGACGAAATTAGTCCAATTTTATTTAGTTTTACAAATGATTTTTATAAAGCGCTTGTAAATTCTAAATTTAAAAAAGAGTTAACCCAAAAATACGGAAAATTTTTGTTTGAAAAAGCCGAAAATACGCTAAAAACATTTTCTAGCGAAGTTATCCCAGATTTTCAGGAAGAAAATAGACTTACAAGTAAATATGAAAAACTTATCGCAAGTGCAAAAATTGAGTTTGACGGAAAAGAGCTAAATTTATCACAAATGGTGCCTTACACTCAGTCAAAAGACAGAAATGTGAGAATTGAAGCGGCTAAAAAAGTTGCTAATTTTTTCTCCGAAAATAAAGAAGAATTTGACAACATTTACGACTCGCTTGTAAAAGTTAGAGATAAGATGGCAAAAAAATTGGGTTACAAAAATTATGTGGAATTTGGCTACAAAAGATTATCTCGACTTGAGTATGACGACAAAATGGTCGCTGGATACAGAAAACAAGTGTTAGAAAATATTGTGCCAATTTATACAGAACTTAGAAAAAGACAGGAAAAAAGATTGGGTGTAAAAAAATTGAGATTTTACGACGAAGCGATAAAATTTAATTCTGGAAATGCCGATCCGCACGGATCACCTGAATGGATTTTAAATAATGGAAAAACAATGTATAAAGAATTGTCCAAAGAAACCGACGAATTTTTTACATTTATGACTGAAAATAATTTACTTGACTTGCTTTCAAAAAAAGGAAAGATGAGCGGTGGATACTGCACCTACATTCCAGATTACAAATCGCCATTTATTTTTGCGAACTTTAATGCGACTTCGCACGATGTCGATGTTTTAACGCACGAAGCTGGACACGCTTTTCAAGTTTATCAAAGCCGTGGTTATGAAGTTCCGGAATATTTGTGGCCAACTTACGAAGCTTGTGAAATTCACTCGATGAGCATGGAATTTTTGACTTGGCCGTGGATGAATTTATTTTTTGAAGAAGATACCGAAAAATACAAATTTATTCATTTATCAGAAGCGCTTTTATTTATTCCATACGGAGTAACTGTGGACGAATTTCAGCACTGGGTTTATGAAAATCCAGAAGTTTCGCCGCAAGAAAGAAGAGAAAAATGGCTTGAAATTGAAAAAAAATATCTTCCTACAAGAGATTACGGAGAAGTCGAAGAATTAAAAGACGGAATTTTTTGGTTTAGACAAGGACACATCTTTTCATCGCCATTTTACTACATAGATTACACTTTAGCGCAAGTTTGTGCATTCCAGTTTTGGATAAAAGCCAATGAAAATAGAGAAAAAGCTTGGAGCGAATATTTAAATTTATGTAAATTAGGCGGAAGTAAACCATTTTTTGAGTTGATGAAGTCGGCAAACTTGAAAAATCCTTTTGAAAAAGGCGTATTAGCTGAAGTTGTGCCAAAGATAAAAGAATATTTGGACAGTGTTGACGATATGAAATTATAA
- the cysK gene encoding cysteine synthase A — MIYENIIDLIGNTPVVKLNFLKGDDVADIYVKLEKYNIGGSVKDRAALGMIEAAEKSGELKPGGTIVEPTSGNTGIALAMIGKAKGYKVIIIMPDSMSIERRSILSAYGAELILTEGAKGMKGAIAKAEELAKENGYFLPQQFKNPANPAKHYETTAKEILDDFPVLDAYISGVGTAGTLVGVGRRLKEERPEAKVYAVEPASSAVLSGEQPGKHLQQGLGAGFVPANYDSSVVDEIIKTTNEEAVEFSTRAAKENGLFVGISSGSAIAAAYKVAKKLGKGKKVLAILPDGGEKYLSVEAFRNSL; from the coding sequence ATGATATACGAAAATATTATTGATTTAATCGGAAATACACCAGTTGTAAAATTAAATTTTTTAAAAGGTGACGATGTTGCTGATATTTATGTAAAATTGGAAAAATATAATATTGGAGGAAGTGTAAAAGATAGAGCAGCTCTTGGAATGATTGAAGCTGCGGAAAAATCTGGAGAATTAAAACCAGGTGGAACAATCGTAGAACCAACATCAGGAAATACAGGAATTGCATTAGCAATGATAGGGAAAGCAAAAGGTTACAAAGTTATAATTATTATGCCAGATTCAATGAGTATTGAAAGAAGAAGTATTTTATCCGCTTACGGAGCTGAATTAATTTTAACTGAAGGTGCTAAAGGAATGAAGGGTGCAATTGCAAAAGCTGAAGAACTTGCAAAAGAAAATGGATATTTCTTGCCACAACAATTTAAAAATCCTGCAAACCCTGCAAAACATTATGAAACAACAGCAAAAGAAATTTTAGATGATTTTCCTGTGCTAGATGCTTATATTTCAGGAGTTGGAACAGCTGGAACTCTTGTCGGAGTGGGAAGAAGATTAAAAGAAGAAAGACCAGAAGCAAAAGTATATGCAGTAGAACCAGCATCATCAGCAGTGTTATCAGGAGAACAACCTGGAAAACATTTGCAACAAGGACTTGGAGCTGGATTTGTACCTGCCAACTACGACAGCAGTGTAGTTGACGAAATTATAAAAACAACAAATGAAGAAGCTGTGGAATTTTCAACAAGAGCTGCCAAGGAAAACGGATTATTCGTTGGAATTTCTTCAGGAAGTGCAATAGCTGCAGCTTACAAAGTTGCTAAAAAATTAGGAAAAGGTAAAAAAGTATTAGCTATACTTCCAGACGGTGGAGAAAAATATTTGTCAGTGGAAGCATTTAGAAATAGTCTATAA